The Lichenihabitans psoromatis genomic interval CCGTGATCCCGCTCGGCGACCAGACGTTCAACGCCTACGGGGTCATCGGTCGCGCCAGCTATGAGCTCACACCAGGGTTCAAGCCTTTCGTCGAAGTCGGTGTCGATACGCGTGTGCATGATCAGCGCATCGACAATTCCGGCTATGCGCGGGATTCCGAGGGGATCCTCGGCCGAGTCGGCTCAACCTTCGAGTTCTCGCGCCTGCTGGTCGGACAATTATCGGCCGGTTACGAAAACCGAAGCTACGACGATCGCCGCTTGCGCGACCTCAAGGGTCCGTTGGTCGATGGGTCGTTGAGCTACTTCGTCACCAATTTGACGAGCCTGACCCTGCTGGCCGCCACCAGCTTCAACGAAACCACCGTGGCTGGATCGCCCGGGTCCGAGTCGCGAAGCGTTTCGCTGCAGGTGTCCCATGCCCTGATGCGAAACCTGATCCTGACCGGGACGCTCACCTACCTGAACACCAATTACATCTCGTCTCCGATCGTCGAAAACACGCTGTCGGAGACCTTCAAGGCGAGTTACAGCCTCAATCGCTCCATCGTGCTCGACGCGACTTACAGCCATCAGCGTCTCAACAGCACGGCCGTTGCGTCGAGCTTCAGCCAGGATGTGTTCATGGTCGGGCTTCGGCTGCAGCACTGAGGCGAGACAATCTCGGCCGATCATTGACATCCTCATGAAAAAGGCCGGCTTGCGCCGGCCCTTTCGGTTTCAGATGCTGCTTGCGACGACTTATGCTGCCTCGTCGACATCCCCGCCGTCGGTCTCGGTCTCGGCATCAGCGTCGCCCTCGGCTTCACTCTCGGCATCGGCCTTGCCGGTGCGACGCGGGCCCTTCTGCAACTGCTCATCGAGCAGCTTCAGAGCTTCGCTGTCGGTCAGCTTTTGCACGGCCGAAATCTCACGGGCCATCCGGTCGAGCGCGGCCTCGTAAAGCTGCCGCTCGGAGTAAGACTGTTCCGGCTGTGCGTCGGAGCGATAAAGATCGCGGACCACTTCGGCGATGCTGACGAGATCGCCGGAATTGATCTTGGCTTCATATTCCTGCGCCCGTCGCGACCACATCGTGCGTTTGACGCGCGCCCGGCCCGTCAACGTGTCGAGCGAACGCTTGACCACATCCGGCTCGCTGAGCTTCCGCATGCCGACGCTGTGGACTTTGGGAACCGGCACCTTCAACTTCATCTTGTCTTTGGCGAAGCTGATGACGAACAGCTCGAGCTTGAAACCGGCGACCTCTTCCTCTTCGATCGCGACGATCTGACCGACACCATGCGCCGGATAGACGATGAATTCCTGCGCCTTGAAGCCATGCGCCTTTCCGGTCGGCTTGATGACCGGCTTGGCGGTCAAATCAGGCTTGAAGGCACCCGGCTTGCCGCCCATCGGTTGCCGGAACGTCGACATCCGATCGCCACCGATCTTATTGGCCGGAGCCCGTACGCTCTCACTCTTGTC includes:
- a CDS encoding CarD family transcriptional regulator, producing MTDKSESVRAPANKIGGDRMSTFRQPMGGKPGAFKPDLTAKPVIKPTGKAHGFKAQEFIVYPAHGVGQIVAIEEEEVAGFKLELFVISFAKDKMKLKVPVPKVHSVGMRKLSEPDVVKRSLDTLTGRARVKRTMWSRRAQEYEAKINSGDLVSIAEVVRDLYRSDAQPEQSYSERQLYEAALDRMAREISAVQKLTDSEALKLLDEQLQKGPRRTGKADAESEAEGDADAETETDGGDVDEAA